In Bacillus weihaiensis, the genomic stretch CTATGCAAAAATAGACGTCATCGAACTACCAGATGAAAAAGCCCCTGAAAACTTAAGCGAAATCGAAATGATCCAAGTAAAAGATAAAGAAGGGGAACGAATCCTAAGCAAAATCAGCGATGACACCCACGTCATCGCTCTTGCCATTGAAGGCAAAATGAAATCCTCCGAGCAGCTAGCCAAGGACCTTGACCAGCTCGCAACCTACGGCAAAAGCAAAATTGCCTTCGTCATCGGCGGATCACTAGGATTAAGTACAGCGGTTATGAAGCG encodes the following:
- the rlmH gene encoding 23S rRNA (pseudouridine(1915)-N(3))-methyltransferase RlmH; the encoded protein is MNISIVTIGKLKEKYLKQGIDEYLKRLSTYAKIDVIELPDEKAPENLSEIEMIQVKDKEGERILSKISDDTHVIALAIEGKMKSSEQLAKDLDQLATYGKSKIAFVIGGSLGLSTAVMKRANDTLSFSKMTFPHQLMKLILLEQVYRAFRINRGEPYHK